One part of the Paenibacillus silvisoli genome encodes these proteins:
- a CDS encoding FdhF/YdeP family oxidoreductase — translation MGKTIHTGPIKLPGKPDPKLWVSKIPFGLGKVKPKHIRDTIKVMADNRDNLPYAMRILTQGVCDGCALGVSGLYDRTLEGPHVCTTRLNLLRLNTMPAIKPSVLHADIDELRKMDSTALRKLGRLPYPLIRRKGERSFSRLSWDEALNLIAERIRRIDPKQLAFYLTARGITNESYYVAAKAARFLGTNNIDNASRICHSPSKTALKRSVGIGASSCNYKDWIGTDVLVFWGSVAANNQPVSTKYMYAAKRKGTKIIVINPYREPAMDGYWVPSIPESALFGTKLADDFYQVNIGGDIAFMHGIMKHWFAMEVEKPGSAIDRKFVREHVSGYEELRQHVKAQDWAQLERSSGISRARMAEFAELLAASKSGVFVWSMGLTQHRFGTDNISQVANLALLRGFLGREHCGLMPIRGHSGVQGSGEMGADPFSLPGGEFKGADIPRVEEVWGFKLPAWQGDIVGVTLENAMLPEDHERKLKLFYTSGGNFLETMPDPDFVRQCLEAIDIRVHQDIVLNTSTLADAQEAVIVLPAMTRYEQPGGGTSTSTERMVYFSPEIAGPRIEEARAEWHIYCDLAARVYPERAGLIGFKDAHAVRAEMAKAAPNYDGVQHLKNRGDVFQWGGAWLCEGGVCPTKDGRGQLIPVELPELRKPEGHFYITSRRGKQFNSMLYSNKDSFNGADRYDVLMSKSDAAKHGVAEGEAVVLYNSCGSFHGRARFAEIADGNLGLYWPECNPLVPKKVYEPFAGIPEYNTAVVLERAETYHALKDTRYVEKRIAELDQEISDEE, via the coding sequence ATGGGCAAAACGATACATACCGGGCCGATCAAGCTGCCCGGCAAGCCCGATCCGAAGCTGTGGGTCAGCAAAATCCCGTTCGGACTCGGCAAAGTAAAACCGAAGCACATCCGCGATACAATCAAGGTGATGGCCGACAATCGGGACAACCTTCCTTATGCGATGCGGATTTTGACGCAAGGCGTCTGCGACGGATGCGCCCTCGGCGTCTCCGGCTTGTACGACCGGACGCTGGAAGGCCCGCATGTCTGCACGACCCGGCTCAACCTGCTGCGCCTGAATACGATGCCGGCGATCAAGCCAAGCGTGCTGCACGCCGATATCGACGAGCTGCGCAAAATGGACAGCACGGCGCTGCGCAAGCTCGGCCGTCTCCCCTACCCGCTGATCCGCCGCAAAGGCGAGCGCAGCTTCAGCCGCCTCTCGTGGGACGAGGCGCTGAATCTGATCGCGGAGCGCATCCGCCGGATCGATCCGAAGCAGCTCGCCTTCTATTTGACGGCGCGCGGCATCACGAACGAATCCTATTATGTCGCGGCCAAGGCCGCCCGCTTCCTGGGGACGAACAATATCGACAACGCGTCGCGCATTTGCCACTCCCCGTCCAAGACGGCGCTCAAGCGCTCCGTCGGCATCGGCGCGTCCAGCTGCAACTACAAGGACTGGATCGGCACCGACGTGCTTGTCTTCTGGGGAAGCGTCGCCGCGAACAATCAGCCGGTTTCAACCAAATATATGTATGCCGCCAAGCGCAAAGGCACGAAAATCATCGTCATCAATCCGTACCGCGAGCCGGCCATGGACGGCTACTGGGTCCCTTCAATCCCAGAGTCCGCATTGTTCGGCACGAAGCTTGCGGACGATTTTTACCAGGTCAACATCGGCGGCGACATCGCCTTCATGCATGGCATTATGAAGCACTGGTTCGCCATGGAGGTCGAGAAGCCCGGCTCCGCCATCGACCGCAAATTCGTCCGCGAGCATGTGAGCGGCTACGAGGAGCTGCGGCAGCATGTCAAAGCGCAGGACTGGGCGCAGCTGGAGCGCTCCTCCGGTATTTCGCGCGCCCGGATGGCCGAATTCGCCGAGCTGCTCGCGGCCTCCAAGTCCGGCGTGTTCGTCTGGAGCATGGGGCTCACGCAGCACCGCTTCGGCACGGACAACATTTCGCAGGTCGCGAATTTGGCGCTGCTGCGCGGCTTCCTCGGCCGCGAGCACTGCGGCTTGATGCCGATCCGCGGGCACAGCGGCGTGCAGGGCTCCGGCGAGATGGGCGCCGATCCGTTCAGCCTGCCCGGCGGCGAGTTCAAAGGCGCGGACATTCCCCGCGTCGAGGAGGTCTGGGGCTTCAAGCTCCCGGCGTGGCAGGGCGACATTGTCGGCGTCACGCTGGAAAACGCGATGCTGCCGGAGGACCACGAGCGGAAGCTGAAGCTGTTTTACACGTCCGGCGGCAATTTCCTGGAGACGATGCCGGATCCTGATTTTGTCCGCCAATGCTTGGAGGCGATCGACATTCGCGTCCATCAGGACATCGTGCTCAACACCTCGACGCTGGCCGATGCCCAAGAAGCCGTCATCGTCCTGCCGGCGATGACGCGGTACGAGCAGCCTGGCGGCGGCACCTCCACGTCCACCGAGCGAATGGTCTATTTCTCGCCGGAAATCGCCGGACCGCGCATCGAGGAAGCCCGCGCCGAGTGGCACATCTATTGCGACTTGGCCGCTCGCGTCTATCCGGAGCGAGCTGGCCTTATCGGCTTTAAGGACGCGCATGCGGTGCGCGCGGAAATGGCCAAAGCCGCCCCGAATTACGACGGCGTTCAGCATCTGAAAAACCGCGGCGATGTGTTCCAATGGGGCGGCGCTTGGCTGTGCGAGGGCGGCGTCTGTCCGACGAAGGACGGCCGCGGGCAGCTGATTCCGGTCGAGCTGCCGGAGCTGCGCAAGCCGGAGGGGCATTTCTACATCACGTCGCGCCGCGGCAAACAGTTCAACAGCATGCTCTACAGCAATAAGGACTCGTTCAACGGGGCAGATCGCTACGACGTGCTGATGAGCAAGAGCGATGCGGCGAAGCATGGCGTGGCCGAAGGCGAAGCGGTCGTGCTTTACAATAGCTGCGGCAGCTTCCATGGGCGGGCGCGGTTCGCCGAAATCGCCGATGGCAATCTGGGGCTGTATTGGCCGGAGTGCAACCCGCTCGTGCCGAAGAAGGTCTATGAACCTTTCGCCGGCATCCCGGAGTACAATACAGCAGTCGTGCTGGAACGCGCGGAAACGTATCATGCGTTGAAGGACACTAGATATGTGGAGAAACGGATTGCGGAGCTGGATCAGGAGATCAGCGACGAGGAATAG
- a CDS encoding DUF2294 domain-containing protein: MNQMEAEFSNLVKAFRKRHMGKGPSRITTTFCKHWAICEMDGNLSPVEKFIATANDGKQMLREARTQWVKDIYRNHPPTEMEQLLGARFVELYIDIDIDKDFGMSVFVFDQDIERKFGSSR, translated from the coding sequence ATGAATCAAATGGAAGCGGAATTCAGCAATTTGGTCAAAGCATTCCGCAAACGGCACATGGGCAAAGGACCCAGCCGCATTACGACGACCTTCTGCAAGCATTGGGCGATCTGCGAGATGGACGGCAACCTGTCGCCCGTCGAGAAGTTCATCGCGACCGCGAACGACGGCAAGCAAATGCTGCGCGAAGCCCGGACGCAATGGGTGAAAGATATTTACCGCAACCATCCGCCGACGGAGATGGAACAGCTTCTCGGGGCGCGTTTTGTGGAGCTGTACATCGATATTGATATCGACAAAGATTTCGGCATGTCGGTGTTTGTGTTCGATCAAGACATCGAGCGCAAATTCGGCAGCAGCCGCTAA
- a CDS encoding PadR family transcriptional regulator: MNTLSYGLLSMLVRKPCTGYELTKLLSLFWQAKHSQIYPLLAMLEREKHVTFELIGQTGKPDKKLYTITESGEAALRGWILDAPATETLERDEFLIKVYAIGLVSKAEALKLFNERTAALQERLQRLEGEMELRHAAEVPVTEFSSKQFGRYLLYRRRIGLLKEELSWIEWATPLVVGKG, translated from the coding sequence ATGAACACACTGTCTTACGGACTGCTAAGCATGCTGGTGCGCAAGCCGTGCACGGGGTACGAGCTGACGAAGCTGCTGAGCTTATTCTGGCAGGCGAAGCACAGCCAAATCTATCCGCTGCTCGCCATGCTGGAACGGGAGAAACACGTCACCTTCGAGCTGATCGGGCAGACCGGCAAGCCGGACAAGAAGCTGTATACGATTACGGAATCCGGGGAGGCCGCGCTGCGGGGCTGGATTTTGGATGCGCCGGCGACGGAAACGCTGGAGCGGGACGAGTTTCTCATTAAAGTGTATGCGATCGGGCTGGTGAGCAAAGCCGAGGCATTGAAGCTGTTCAATGAGCGGACGGCCGCGCTTCAGGAGCGGCTGCAACGGCTGGAAGGCGAGATGGAGCTCAGGCATGCGGCGGAGGTGCCCGTCACCGAGTTTAGCTCGAAGCAGTTCGGCCGCTACCTTCTTTACCGGCGCAGGATTGGGCTGTTGAAGGAGGAGCTGTCGTGGATCGAGTGGGCGACTCCGTTGGTCGTGGGGAAGGGGTAG
- a CDS encoding M24 family metallopeptidase codes for MPTRIEQLAAYMEQQGMDAALITMPKHVYYLTGFASDPHERFLGLLISRGAQPLLIVPALDFEAAQAASSVKTIHTHTDTDNPYEVLSKLMPAGVRTLGLEKDYMTVSRFEAISQSVGAAVYADIDEPLREMRVIKTADEVARMKHAVRIIEDVLRAGIAQVKPGVTEIELVAELEYQMKKLGASGPSFSTMVLAGEKSALPHGVPGSREVRSGELLLFDLGVYADGYASDITRTFAVGDISEEQTRIYDSVLQANLRAIEATRPGATLASLDRAAREHITAAGYGPYFMHRLGHGLGMDVHEYPSVHGQNQELLRSGMVFTIEPGIYVPGVGGVRIEDDVLVTDSGVEVLTSFPKELTVIGG; via the coding sequence ATGCCAACTCGTATCGAACAGCTGGCTGCTTATATGGAGCAGCAAGGAATGGATGCGGCTTTGATTACGATGCCGAAGCATGTGTACTATTTGACCGGGTTTGCGAGCGATCCGCACGAGCGTTTTCTCGGGCTGCTCATTTCGCGCGGTGCCCAGCCGCTGCTGATTGTGCCGGCTCTTGATTTTGAAGCCGCGCAAGCCGCTTCGTCCGTGAAGACGATTCACACGCATACGGATACCGACAACCCGTATGAGGTGCTCAGCAAGCTGATGCCTGCAGGCGTTCGGACGCTGGGTTTGGAGAAGGATTATATGACGGTGAGCCGTTTTGAGGCGATTAGCCAATCGGTCGGGGCCGCCGTCTATGCGGATATCGACGAGCCGCTGCGCGAAATGCGCGTCATTAAGACGGCTGACGAAGTGGCGCGCATGAAGCATGCCGTGCGGATCATCGAGGATGTGCTGCGCGCGGGCATCGCGCAAGTGAAGCCGGGCGTGACGGAGATCGAGCTCGTAGCGGAGCTGGAGTACCAAATGAAGAAGCTCGGCGCGAGCGGTCCTTCCTTCTCGACGATGGTGCTGGCCGGCGAGAAGTCGGCGCTGCCGCACGGCGTGCCGGGCTCCCGCGAGGTGCGCTCGGGCGAGCTGCTGCTCTTCGATCTTGGCGTGTATGCGGACGGTTACGCGTCGGATATTACGCGAACGTTTGCGGTCGGCGACATTTCGGAGGAGCAGACTCGCATTTACGATTCGGTGCTGCAGGCGAACCTGAGGGCCATCGAAGCGACCCGACCGGGCGCCACGCTTGCGAGCCTGGACCGCGCGGCGCGCGAGCATATTACGGCAGCCGGCTACGGGCCGTACTTTATGCACCGGCTCGGTCACGGCCTTGGCATGGATGTGCACGAATACCCGTCCGTGCACGGGCAGAACCAGGAGCTGCTGCGCAGCGGCATGGTGTTCACGATCGAGCCGGGCATCTACGTGCCGGGCGTCGGCGGCGTCCGCATCGAGGACGACGTGCTCGTCACGGACAGCGGCGTCGAGGTGCTGACGTCGTTCCCGAAAGAGCTTACGGTGATCGGCGGTTAG
- a CDS encoding helix-turn-helix domain-containing protein — translation MEQIHIKLGRNLKSIRQTRGLSLDKVAELTGVSKAMLGQIERGETSPTISIIWKIANGLRLSFTTLIEEPPSEVAVINKEELEPLLESGGTYRVYPMFPFEPTKKFEVYSVEMDAGCAHESEAHSPGVEEYILVSSGTLIIEIQNTSYTVGPGSAVRYAADQPHLYRNPGDDIVRYDAIIYYP, via the coding sequence ATGGAACAGATTCACATTAAACTGGGGCGAAATTTGAAATCGATCCGCCAAACGAGAGGGCTCAGCCTCGATAAAGTCGCCGAGCTGACGGGCGTCAGCAAAGCGATGCTCGGTCAGATCGAACGCGGCGAGACGAGTCCGACCATCTCGATCATTTGGAAAATCGCGAACGGGCTCCGGTTATCTTTTACCACGTTAATTGAAGAGCCGCCTTCCGAGGTGGCCGTCATTAATAAAGAAGAGCTGGAACCGCTGCTTGAATCCGGCGGTACCTACCGCGTTTATCCGATGTTCCCGTTCGAGCCGACGAAGAAATTCGAGGTGTACTCCGTCGAAATGGATGCCGGCTGCGCGCATGAATCCGAGGCGCACAGCCCCGGCGTGGAAGAATATATTTTGGTTTCGTCCGGTACGCTGATCATCGAAATTCAGAACACCTCTTACACGGTTGGCCCCGGCAGCGCCGTCCGGTATGCGGCGGATCAGCCTCACTTGTACCGCAATCCCGGCGACGACATCGTGCGCTATGACGCGATTATTTATTACCCTTAA
- a CDS encoding glycine C-acetyltransferase, whose translation MTSPSLTAFLQRNLEDLKKNGLFNQINVLQGGNGPLIHIDGRELINLSSNNYLGLAGDERLIQAAERALRKYGVGAGAVRTINGTMDVHEELETKLARFKQTEAAIAYQSGFNCNMAAISAVMEAGDAILSDELNHASIIDGCRLTKAKVIRFKHSDMEDLEKQAKAARESGEYNKIMVITDGVFSMDGDIAKLPEIVEIAERYDLITYVDDAHGSGVLGKGAGTVKHFGLSDRVDFQIGTLSKAIGVVGGYVAGKRELIEWLKVRSRPFLFSTATPPAIVAACSAALDILSDSAELQEKLWSNAAYFRKGLEQLGFNTGHTETPIIPCIIGDEMKTQQFSKELFEAGVYAKAIVFPTVAKGMGRVRNMPTAAHTTEMLDRALSIYESVKKRVGV comes from the coding sequence ATGACCAGCCCATCCTTAACCGCGTTTCTGCAGCGGAACCTGGAAGATTTGAAGAAGAACGGATTATTTAATCAGATTAACGTGCTGCAAGGCGGAAACGGACCGCTTATTCATATCGACGGCCGCGAGCTGATCAATCTGTCCTCCAATAACTACTTGGGATTGGCAGGCGACGAACGGCTGATTCAGGCGGCGGAAAGGGCGCTGCGCAAATACGGCGTAGGCGCGGGAGCGGTCCGGACGATCAACGGTACGATGGACGTACACGAGGAATTGGAGACCAAGCTGGCCCGTTTCAAGCAGACGGAGGCCGCTATCGCGTACCAATCCGGCTTCAACTGCAACATGGCGGCGATTTCGGCTGTTATGGAGGCCGGGGACGCGATTCTGTCCGACGAGCTGAACCACGCTTCGATCATCGACGGGTGCCGTTTGACCAAAGCAAAGGTCATTCGCTTTAAGCACTCCGACATGGAAGATTTGGAGAAGCAGGCGAAGGCGGCGCGGGAGTCGGGCGAATATAACAAAATCATGGTCATTACGGACGGCGTGTTTTCCATGGACGGCGATATCGCGAAGCTGCCGGAGATCGTGGAAATCGCGGAACGGTATGACCTCATCACTTATGTGGACGATGCGCATGGCTCCGGCGTGCTGGGCAAAGGGGCAGGTACGGTCAAGCATTTCGGCTTGTCGGACCGGGTTGATTTTCAAATCGGGACGCTGTCCAAAGCGATCGGGGTCGTAGGCGGTTACGTGGCAGGGAAGCGGGAGCTCATCGAGTGGCTGAAGGTGAGAAGCCGTCCGTTCCTGTTCTCGACGGCGACGCCGCCGGCGATCGTGGCCGCATGCAGCGCGGCTTTGGATATTTTGAGCGACAGCGCGGAGCTGCAGGAGAAGCTGTGGAGCAATGCCGCGTATTTCCGCAAAGGGCTGGAGCAGCTCGGCTTCAATACCGGCCATACGGAAACGCCGATCATACCGTGCATCATCGGAGACGAAATGAAAACGCAGCAGTTCAGCAAGGAGCTGTTCGAGGCGGGCGTGTATGCCAAAGCGATCGTATTCCCGACCGTTGCAAAAGGGATGGGACGCGTGCGGAACATGCCGACCGCGGCGCATACGACGGAAATGCTCGACCGCGCGCTTTCGATTTACGAGAGCGTCAAGAAGCGGGTAGGCGTGTAG
- a CDS encoding NAD-dependent epimerase/dehydratase family protein: MRTIMITGSSGQIGSELVTALRARYGEDHVIATDIKPGRGSLAAEAGPFELLDVTNRQAFCDIAQKYNVDTIIHLAALLSATAETNPLFAWELNMGGLLNGLEVARELQCQFFTPSSIGVFGPDSPKDATPQVTVQRPVTMYGINKLAGELLCDYYFRKFGVDTRGLRFPGLISHLTPPGGGTTDYAVAMYFEAVRCGEYCSYINKGTFMDMMYMPDAIASIIQLMEADPAKLVNRNAYNVSAMSFDPELLAAEIRKLLPGFKLTYQVDPVRERIAQSWPNSLDTTAAEREWGFKPQYTLETMTKDMLINIAASTLDSPRGLPLSGIMKVS, from the coding sequence ATGAGAACGATTATGATCACCGGATCATCGGGCCAAATCGGCAGCGAGCTGGTTACCGCGCTTCGCGCCAGGTACGGGGAAGACCATGTCATTGCAACGGATATTAAGCCCGGGAGAGGAAGCCTCGCCGCGGAGGCGGGACCTTTTGAGCTGCTGGACGTGACGAACCGCCAGGCTTTCTGCGACATTGCGCAAAAATACAACGTCGATACGATCATTCACCTCGCCGCGTTATTGTCGGCCACGGCGGAGACGAATCCGCTCTTCGCTTGGGAACTCAACATGGGCGGCCTGCTGAACGGGCTGGAGGTCGCGCGCGAGCTGCAGTGCCAGTTTTTCACCCCGAGCTCCATCGGCGTGTTCGGTCCCGATTCGCCCAAGGATGCTACGCCGCAGGTTACCGTCCAACGGCCGGTGACGATGTACGGGATCAACAAGCTGGCAGGCGAGCTGCTGTGCGACTATTACTTCCGCAAATTCGGCGTGGATACGCGCGGCTTGCGCTTCCCCGGCCTGATCTCGCATTTGACGCCTCCCGGCGGCGGCACGACCGATTACGCGGTAGCGATGTACTTCGAAGCGGTCCGCTGCGGCGAGTATTGCTCGTACATTAATAAAGGCACGTTTATGGATATGATGTATATGCCCGACGCGATCGCCTCGATCATTCAGCTGATGGAAGCCGATCCGGCGAAGCTCGTGAACCGCAACGCGTACAACGTTTCGGCGATGAGCTTCGATCCCGAGCTGCTGGCGGCGGAAATCCGCAAGCTGCTGCCGGGCTTCAAGCTGACCTATCAAGTCGACCCGGTCCGCGAGCGAATCGCCCAAAGCTGGCCGAACTCGCTGGACACGACGGCGGCCGAGCGCGAATGGGGCTTCAAGCCGCAGTATACGCTCGAGACGATGACGAAGGATATGTTGATTAACATTGCGGCAAGCACACTCGATTCGCCCAGGGGGCTTCCCCTAAGCGGCATCATGAAAGTGTCGTGA
- a CDS encoding GyrI-like domain-containing protein — MTKLDLTKADKAYYGAGKKPELVELPALPYLRITGSGSPDSAAFAAAIEAIYTVAYSIKALCKQAEQDFTVAKLEGLWWVEVDVPDPLTVPREQWQWTLLIRQPDYVTAAIAEQGLANALNKKSHVPIGSVVFDRFHEGTCAQMLHVGPFSTEPETLAVLHGFIEQQGLAIRGKHHEIYLSDFRKTAPDKLRTILRYPVSARG; from the coding sequence GTGACGAAATTGGATTTAACGAAGGCGGACAAGGCCTATTACGGCGCGGGCAAGAAGCCGGAGCTAGTTGAGCTGCCGGCGCTGCCCTACTTGCGAATTACCGGCTCCGGTTCGCCGGACAGCGCTGCTTTCGCGGCCGCAATCGAAGCCATCTATACGGTGGCGTACAGCATCAAGGCGCTCTGCAAGCAGGCGGAGCAGGACTTTACGGTCGCGAAGCTGGAAGGGTTGTGGTGGGTCGAAGTCGACGTGCCGGACCCGCTGACCGTACCGCGCGAGCAGTGGCAGTGGACGCTGCTGATCCGGCAGCCGGACTATGTTACGGCGGCTATTGCCGAGCAGGGACTCGCAAATGCGTTGAACAAGAAGTCGCATGTGCCCATCGGCAGCGTGGTGTTTGATCGGTTTCATGAGGGAACGTGCGCGCAAATGCTGCATGTCGGACCGTTCAGCACGGAGCCGGAAACGCTGGCCGTGCTGCATGGCTTTATCGAGCAGCAGGGGCTTGCCATCCGCGGCAAGCACCACGAAATCTACTTGTCCGACTTCCGGAAGACGGCGCCGGACAAGCTTCGGACGATTTTGCGGTACCCGGTTTCGGCCCGCGGGTAG
- a CDS encoding DUF2269 family protein: MKWLVLIHVMSAIIGVGPTFFIHALFGKKDSIGELRSAFKLGSKLELFPKIGGSIAVITGLILVFADGWEFVSFWILGSLALYVAIQVLVIGFAAPVTKQLGAKLESSKQLSADQAVPDDQVRLLHKANKLYYGATAMGTLLFIFMVLKPFY; this comes from the coding sequence ATGAAATGGCTCGTTCTCATTCACGTCATGTCAGCCATCATTGGGGTAGGCCCAACGTTTTTCATTCACGCGCTGTTCGGCAAGAAGGACAGCATCGGCGAGCTGCGCTCCGCATTCAAGCTGGGCAGCAAGCTGGAACTGTTTCCGAAGATCGGCGGCTCCATCGCGGTCATTACGGGGCTCATCCTCGTATTCGCAGACGGCTGGGAGTTCGTCAGCTTCTGGATTCTGGGGTCGCTGGCGCTCTACGTCGCGATCCAGGTACTGGTCATCGGCTTTGCCGCTCCGGTGACGAAGCAGCTCGGCGCCAAGCTGGAAAGCTCGAAGCAGCTCAGCGCCGATCAGGCCGTTCCGGACGATCAGGTGCGGCTGCTGCACAAAGCCAACAAGCTCTATTACGGGGCTACGGCAATGGGAACGCTGCTATTCATTTTCATGGTTCTGAAGCCGTTTTATTGA
- a CDS encoding DMT family transporter: MKQERSNWIYYLGLVFVAAIWGANFGVSRKAMETFDPILFAFLRFSISLPFFFLLLYIKEGSIRVPLKAALQLAAIGLVGVTGLEIAVLYSIKYTTLANASLLNVAPWPIFAALLGPLFMKEKVTARLVVGGAAAMAGVCLIILGGAEGFDLSSENMLGNMLALGVSIVGALYNLACIPLMKTYSALRVSTWYIAFGVLFMFPFTLSTWGKVEWTALTSGSYVSIMYNVLICTIFAFLVWNASMFRIGAARANFFRYVVPASAVAAGYFFFSEQVSGWQLGGTVFMMAGLVWISLEKKGSQASFG; this comes from the coding sequence ATGAAGCAGGAACGTAGTAACTGGATCTATTACCTCGGGCTCGTATTTGTCGCCGCGATCTGGGGAGCTAATTTTGGCGTATCGCGCAAGGCGATGGAGACGTTCGACCCGATTTTATTCGCGTTTCTGCGCTTCTCGATTTCGCTGCCTTTCTTCTTCTTATTGTTGTATATCAAAGAAGGCAGTATTCGCGTACCCCTCAAGGCAGCGCTGCAGCTGGCGGCGATCGGTCTTGTCGGCGTGACGGGCTTGGAAATCGCGGTGCTGTACTCGATCAAATATACGACGCTGGCAAACGCGTCATTGCTCAACGTGGCGCCTTGGCCGATTTTCGCGGCGCTGCTCGGGCCTTTGTTCATGAAAGAAAAGGTGACCGCGAGGCTGGTCGTCGGCGGGGCCGCCGCGATGGCAGGCGTTTGCTTGATCATTCTCGGCGGGGCGGAGGGCTTCGACCTTTCCTCGGAGAACATGCTCGGCAATATGCTGGCGCTTGGCGTGAGCATCGTCGGCGCACTCTATAACCTGGCTTGCATCCCGCTTATGAAAACATACTCGGCGCTAAGGGTCAGCACCTGGTACATCGCCTTCGGCGTGCTGTTCATGTTTCCGTTCACGCTTAGCACTTGGGGCAAGGTCGAATGGACCGCGCTGACCTCAGGCTCTTACGTGAGCATTATGTACAATGTGCTGATCTGCACGATCTTCGCGTTCTTGGTATGGAATGCAAGCATGTTCCGCATCGGCGCGGCGCGGGCGAATTTCTTCCGGTATGTCGTGCCGGCATCGGCGGTGGCGGCGGGCTATTTCTTCTTCAGCGAGCAGGTGAGCGGCTGGCAGCTCGGCGGAACGGTGTTCATGATGGCGGGACTGGTGTGGATCAGTTTGGAGAAGAAAGGAAGCCAAGCCTCCTTCGGCTGA